AATTTTGACTCAGTAATTACTAGTATTTTGCAAAATTTCGCAGTTACAAAGAAGCAGCACGTGAggcactgaattaaacatgaagtTTAGTAGTAGACAAACTGAAATTGTACTTTCTTGAAAAATGTGCTCCAATAAGCTTTGTTActtagaaaaatacaaaataaaattttatagtGCAATACACAGACATTGCTCATGTTAATAGTTTATTAAAACAGACAAATTGAGTTAAAAGGGTTTGTGTTTCTGAAAACTtgaaaaatacactaccatttaaaatttgtGGGTTAGATAagcatttgtttttaacaaagacattttttttattcagcaaggatgcattaaactgatcaaaaatggCAGTGaagaaatttataatgttacaaaagatttctatttcaaaaaaatgctgttcttttgaactttctattgttcaaagaatcctgaaaaaaaaaaaaaaaaactttttcacagaaatattaaaggagaagtccacttccaaaacaaagattcacgtataatgtactcacccacttatcatccaagatgttcctgtctttctttcttcagtcgtaaagaatttgtttttgaggaaaacatttctgcattttttctcGATCTAATAGACTCATAtcgtgccccgattttgaacttccaaaatgcagtttaaatgcggtttcaaacgatcccaaaccCTCaaaggatcccagccgagaaaaaagggtcttatctagcgtaacgatcggttattttaataaaaataataaaatttttatacttcttaatgtcaaacgctcgtcttgtctcactctgcctgaactgtttttgttccggttcatgacagttaaggtatgttgaaaaactcccatctcatgttctccctcaacttcgaaatcgtccaatatcactttttaccttttttgttaagggtgtttgatcttctttgcatgttcactttgcaaagactgtgtcagtacttctgcagtgatgtaggatgattttaaaatgatttttgaagttaagagAGAAAACAtgattggattttttttttttgacataccctaactgtctgaGTCAgtcaatacacagagttcagggagaaaaaggcaagatgagcgtttgagattaaaaagtatttaaattgtgtgtttttttttttaatgaaaataaccgatcgtttcgctagataagaaccttcttcctcagctgggatcgttcacaactgcatttgggatcgcttgaagccgcatttaaactgcgttttggaagttcaaaatcggggcaccatatcagtccattatatggagaaaaatgcagaaatgtttcctcaaaaaacataattactttatgaataaagaaagaaagacatgaacatcttggatgatggggggtgagtacattatatgtgaatctttgttttggaagtggacttctcctttaagcaacattgataataataagaaatatttattgagcagcaaatcagcatattagaataatttttaattaattgctgctgaaaattcagctttgcaatgacagaaataaatgacttttaaaaatagtaatatataaaacGCTTAatttaatactgtatttttgttcaaaaacatgcagcctgcactttttttcaaataaaaacattgctgaccacaaacttttgaacggttgtatatttatatgtgaccctggaccaccaaaccagtcataagtaacgcagatatatttgtagcaattactaaaaatacattgtatgggtccaattttttttttcttttttgctaaaaatcattaagatattaagtagagatgttccatgaagaaattttgtaaatttcctactgtaaatatatcaaaacttgatataggttattttctcaatatgttcagttttttttttttttttttttttttttggaccctcGGATTTCAGATTGTcaaataattatattcattcagccttcagatgatgtataaatctcaattttaaaaaaaatgaccctttacACCACATacatggttttgtggtccatatcTTAACACCGTCTGTCCAAATTCACATTCATTGTATGGGAAAGAGTGTtctgtttaaaatcaaattatttattttattttgtccattCCCATTGATGCATGATAGGTAAGAGCTTCCAACCTTCCATCATGATGGAATGTTTCCATAAACTATTCCATTCCATTCTACACAAGGAAACATAATAAGCCACGCAATAACAACAAAcagatgtaaaaatgtttttactggtATTGCTAAAAAATTTTTCCCCCCTCGACTGCAGGACAGTCTTATGAGATTCGAATGCTGGACAATCGAAAAATGGGGGAGCTTCCTGAGATCAATGGTAAAATGGTGAAGGTGAGAATTTGCTGGCTGTTTTTTCACATCCTCCGTAATTCATGCTTCCTACATACAGATTATGCTTGCATCAGGACTGAATCACTTCAGCTGTTGAGAATCCTTTAAGTGTCCTGGTTAATcgtgctgttttatgtctgaagAGAGCTTGCATCATATGTGCTTTTTGTGACTATCTGTGGTTTATCTCTACCACTGcttttcttgtggtttctccCTGCAGAGCATCATCCGTGTCGTGTTTCATGATCGCCGCCTTCAGTACACTGAACACCAGCAGCTGGAGGGCTGGCGCTGGAACAGGCCGGGAGACAGAATCCTTGATTTAGGTAAATACTGTAAGCCGTTGCTAACTGAAAGTAAAAAATCAGTGAATAATCGGCACTTAAAGATAAGATAAGATGTCAGTGTTGTGAAAATGCAGGACTGTATTAGACATTAATAACATGCTTGCAATGAAATCCTCAGATATCCCGATGTCGGTAGGGGTGGTCGATCCCAGGGCAAACCCTACACAGCTCAACACTGTGGAGTTCCTCTGGGACCCCTCGAAAAGGACCTCTGTGTTTATTCAGGTATCATAGACTGCTTTTGCTGACTTCAAGAACAACTTTCCCATACACTGTGAGTGGAGCCCTAAAAAATCCCAACATGAGGTTtcgtgtttgtgtatgtgtgtgtttaatttgtCCACTGATACACACTGTATGTATTTTGACAGCTCACCTTTGACCTCCTCATTAGGATGGGTTTTGGATAGtgcatcaaaaaatgaaaattgtcataatttactcaccctcatgttattacaaacctgcatgactttctttgtacagaacacaaaagaagatattttgaggaatgtttCAACTGTGTCGAAGCCTATAGGGTCTGAATCAACTCTGGATTCCATTGACAAAGACAGTTTTCTGTGTCTTTTTAATATCATTCACTGTTGCTTATTGTCCTCTTTGATTAGGTCCATTGTATAAGCACAGAGTTCACTATGCGTAAGCATGGAGGAGAGAAGGGAGTGCCGTTCCGTATTCAAATCGACACTTTCAAGGAAAACGAGGCAGGGGAGTACACCGAGCATCTGCACTCTGCCAGCTGCCAAATCAAAGTTTTTAAGGTGGGCTGAGGCCTCCATTGATAAACATTTACAATGTGACAATGCACGTTTCAGTGCAAGTACTGTTTCATTAGTGCAGCATGATTTTTGGGCAGTCTTGCAGCTGGAACCAGGTTTTCATATTAGATGCTAATAcaaggtttgttttgtttttagccTAAAGGTGCGGACagaaagcaaaaacagacagaGAAAAAATGGAGAAACGAGCGCCGCAGGAAAAGGAGAAATACCAGCCTTCATATGAAACCACCATTCTCACTGAGGTGTGTATCTGCTTCCTTGGAAAGCATGGGTGTGACATGAATAGTTAAAATAAtctttgaatttgtttttcCAATATTAGagatttttgtaatataacatttatattatatttgtgaccctggactacaaaaccatttataagggtcttttttttttttttttttttttttttttcacatttccaTCCGGAAGCTTTTAACTTTATGATTTGGTTTGTtgataatatttggctgagatacaattattgAATATTTGATTCAAATGTTAAAGACTGAGTCACATTTTGtcttttaactttatatttgaCATGTGATAAtatttggtgtgtgttataTTGATTCTGTTCTCTCCATTGTCTGGAAAGCATGGGTTTGATATGAATATTTACATGAAATTACTGAATTTATCtctaaaaaataattagattttattattattttaacattttttaacttgattttaatatatgatgatatattatgttttgtatttatcCAGTGCTCTCCATGGCCTGAGGCTACATATGTCAACAATTCTCCATCACCAGGTTTCAACAGCACCCACAACAGCTTTCCTGTAAATGAGGGGTAGGAAACATTGATCAACGCTGTCTGAGCTTTATAATCTTGAagctaaatataatattgaataGGAAACAGAGCAATTCATTATATTTCAATTAAagactatgcaaacatttgtctTCTTTGGAACCGCATTTACTTGCATCTAATGGCTAATGGTTTTGTCTTGCAGAAATGGTTCACCCAATCACCAGCCGGAGCCTGTGGCACAGTTAGCAGATGTAAGTGTGTCTGTGTTTATCTTCTCTCATATTTGAGATCCACTGCTCTCAGTAACATTAATCATTAAACGTTTCTAGTGACATTCTAGGATCAGCATCACTCTGTCCATATATGTACATTTGAGATATGAAAGGCAAACTACCTGGCACTTAGACACTGAGACATGGTCTTTGATAGATTCATTCCAGTGTTCTCTTGTGTGTTTCTTCTCTTACAACATTTATGCATTCTACATTTGTACAAGCAAATTTATCTGTGTTCCATTTGCATTTGTGTGAGATTTAGTTCTTAACTGATCTTAACTAGTTAAGTAGTTGAGATGTACTGGAAATGGAATGGTTTATAGCCACTCTTCagtatagtgtgtgtgtgtttgtgtgtgtaaggCATGCTCCATGCTTccataatacattaataatgtcAGGAGAACTACAGTAGTGCAAAGACCCTTTGTTTTCATTCATATCGTTGCAGCtgctattataaaaacaaaatagctgtaaaaggcttttttttgttgctttgcATGTTCATTAGCACATTTCAGAATGTATGTTGCCctttgtagctttttttttattagaactAATAGTTTATAATATAGCATGGGTTGGGGTGAGCAGTATGACCTAAATATTAGTTATTGTTTGCTGAAAATGCAacccaaaaatgtttattttatatttgtttaatataatttacatttaatatatttaaatataaatattatatatacacaaatatgttaaattgGTCCAGTAGATTAAATGTACTAATGCAGTGtacttcaggtgttttttttgttggggGGGTTTTCTTACTTAAAGCATGCTACAGAAATACTATAACATAACATTATCAGAGGGTTAACACATTTTCTACTGTTAcacattatatatgtatatatcatgCTGCCCAGCCCTTACATAATTTGTTAAAAgtacatatacactactgttcaaaagtttaggctaagttagttttttttccagtggAAATCAATACATTCATTAAGTAAGGATaccttaaattgatcaaaagtggctgTAAAGACAATTtatcaaagaataaaaaaatatttatcagtgACGACAAAAGTTATTTGAAgtagaaatattgtgaaatataatttgtttttaatgtattttaaatgaagccttgttgagcataataaattgtttttttttttttttcaaaaaaaaaaaaatatatatatatatacttactgACCtcacacttttgaacagtagtctTATAGATACAGGTACCAAATTGGACATGAAAAGCCTTTTATAGGCTGATCTACAATAACCGTTTGGTTTGGCACCTTTTTCTGTAACAAATCTATTTTGATTTCCTCATGCTTATGATTGTATGTTGATAGACTGATAGACTTCTAAAATTACTTCAAGCATTGCATTAGTTTATAGGCTGATGTTATGTGAGGTTTTAgcccattgttttttttgttttttttccatttgtaaCGTATAAGCCCCGTTAGTCACCACATGCTTCCTCATAACAAGATAATATCACTCGAGACAAATTTGAGATTTTAAAACTGAGAGACGTTCTGCCTTACAGTTGTCGTGCCATCTACTTAGAAGAGACAGTGAAAGCAATCAGGTACATGAATTTATTTGCTAATTTGAATatgttgaaatgtttatttgcCAAAGGTAACACTTGGTTGGTGTGCAAAGGTTTTCTTAAATCTGTTAATAAGCTCGGTTCAACTCAGGCCGGACAATTTAAGGGGGAGTGTCTGACTTCAGTACAGGGACTGTTCAATGGAAAAACAGACTAATTATGATCAGTTTATGGTCAGTGTGCTAAGGCCTATTTTGTCCTTTCTCTTTGCCCCCGAACAAACAGAATCTGTTGCCAACGGCAACGCCACAGGAAGCACAGCAGTGGCTCCATAGAAACCGTTTTTCACCATTCTGCCGTCTCTTCTCAAACTTCTCGGGTAAAGGGACGATCGGGCTTACATAAGTGTGCATCACATTCCATACAGCTCTCACATCAGGCTTTGCTCACTCAGCAACCATACAGTGCCCCACCATTCCTTACATCACTCTCACTCAAATGCCACATGCTCACCAATCTCATTCTCTTATTATAATCTActcagaaaaatgtaatataccTCTTGACTTCATGTTAGTTTTAGAATCGTATGAACAAATCCTAGTGTGAGTGTGTTAATGGTTCTTTGATGTCACTCAGGGGCCGATCTGCTAAAACTGACCCGTGAGGATGTCATCCAGATCTGTGGACCTGCTGATGGTATTCGGCTATTTAATGCACTCAAAGGACGGTAAGAGTCTGTTACAGGGATATTTTAAGGAGCTAAAATTAAAACCGTAAAATTTTTGttgggttaaaggagaagtccacttccaaaacaaagattcacgtataatgttctcacccccttgtcatccaagatgttcatgtcttcctttcttcagtcgtgaagaaattatgttttttgaggaaaacgtttacgcatttttctccatataatggactggtatagtggcccgattttgaacttccaaaatgcagtttaaatgcaggcttaaatgatcccagatgcggtttgaatctttgttttggaagtggacttctcctttaaactaaacattaactgaaataaaattgttaaaaaaaaaaaaaaaaaactaaaaagaagaCTGAACACACCAAAATTACCAATACTTAACTAcaattaatttcaaaatcagaaatataaaaaaaaactagaacaaaatttgaaaagaataaatgaataatagtatctcagtgatGCCAGAGGAACAATTACATATATGTAACCCACACTGAAGTGTCTTATACTTactaaagctgcatttactagatcaaaaatacagtaaaagcagtaatgtcgttaaatattattacaatttaaaataactgtcttcggttgtattacattttaaaatagaatttatttctgtgatagcaaagctaaattttcagcagccattgctGCAAAATGGTAGTACTGCTTAAAGGATTAGAtgactcctgaattaaaatttcctaataatttacttacccccatgtcatccaagatgttcatgtctttctttcttcagtcaaaaagaaattaaggtttttgagggaaaacatggGTGAGGGTGAGGGTCCAAAtggcagtttcaatgcagcttcaaagggctctacatgatacCTAGTGTACTGCGGTTAAAAAGGTAGTGTATGgtgga
Above is a window of Labeo rohita strain BAU-BD-2019 chromosome 23, IGBB_LRoh.1.0, whole genome shotgun sequence DNA encoding:
- the tfcp2 gene encoding LOW QUALITY PROTEIN: transcription factor CP2 (The sequence of the model RefSeq protein was modified relative to this genomic sequence to represent the inferred CDS: inserted 1 base in 1 codon), whose product is MAWALKLPLADEVIESGLVQDFDASLSGIGQELGAGAYSMSDVLALPIFKQEESNLPPESDNKILPFQYVLCAATSPAVKLHDETLTYLNQGQSYEIRMLDNRKMGELPEINGKMVKSIIRVVFHDRRLQYTEHQQLEGWRWNRPGDRILDLDIPMSVGVVDPRANPTQLNTVEFLWDPSKRTSVFIQVHCISTEFTMRKHGGEKGVPFRIQIDTFKENEAGEYTEHLHSASCQIKVFKPKGADRKXKTDREKMEKRAPQEKEKYQPSYETTILTECSPWPEATYVNNSPSPGFNSTHNSFPVNEGNGSPNHQPEPVAQLADLSCHLLRRDSESNQNLLPTATPQEAQQWLHRNRFSPFCRLFSNFSGADLLKLTREDVIQICGPADGIRLFNALKGRVVRPRLTIYVCQESQQAREQHQKHENGDGSSNTFFVYHAIYLEELTAVELTEKLAQLFSISPRQISQIFKQGPTGIHVLVSDEMIQNFQDEMCFVLDTMKAETNDGYHIILK